In a genomic window of Campylobacter concisus ATCC 51562:
- a CDS encoding CCA tRNA nucleotidyltransferase: MQISKIDSKISQNKPLDGSKNEIKIKNEIYKNSELDFFRSLFAPFTSRVYLVGGCVRDAFLGREIYDYDIEVYDIKPAKFNELMASIGASGVGKSYFIYKYKNYDIGLPRSESKTGNSHKDFAVSYINDPKMASLRRDFTINAMMMNIFNGEILDFYGGKQDLANKTLRHIDSEKFKEDPLRVLRGVQFSSRLDFSIADETLALMKSLSLEHLSRDRINTELIKFFRAKYLEKGAYYLFELGLFKEIFGVQIYKDDEFLAELKSARNFVDDERLFLYLLFGKFELDAKEILEKMRLPKSYFSILKQPYFKDIPSDKELMQIALNMPIKSWLGAYNKERIERAKKLGIYEAKFDAKVDVAEILSAGFKNEDIAKEIKRRQELEISKYLSERKPRKD; the protein is encoded by the coding sequence TTGCAAATATCGAAAATAGACTCCAAAATCTCTCAAAATAAGCCATTAGACGGCTCAAAAAATGAGATAAAAATCAAAAATGAAATTTATAAAAATAGCGAGCTAGACTTTTTTAGATCGCTATTTGCCCCATTTACTTCACGTGTTTATCTAGTTGGTGGCTGCGTGAGAGATGCGTTCTTAGGGCGAGAAATTTATGATTATGACATCGAAGTTTATGACATAAAGCCCGCTAAATTTAATGAGCTAATGGCTAGCATAGGCGCTAGCGGTGTTGGTAAAAGCTACTTTATTTACAAATACAAAAACTACGATATTGGGCTTCCAAGAAGCGAGAGCAAAACTGGAAATTCACACAAAGACTTTGCAGTAAGCTATATTAATGATCCCAAAATGGCGAGCCTTAGGCGAGATTTTACGATAAATGCCATGATGATGAATATCTTTAATGGAGAAATTTTAGACTTTTACGGTGGAAAGCAAGATTTAGCAAACAAGACATTAAGGCACATTGATAGTGAAAAATTTAAAGAGGATCCGCTAAGGGTACTTCGTGGCGTGCAGTTTAGCTCTAGGCTTGACTTTAGCATAGCTGATGAGACGCTAGCTCTTATGAAAAGCCTTAGTTTGGAGCATCTAAGCAGAGATAGGATAAATACTGAGCTTATTAAATTTTTTCGTGCAAAGTATCTAGAAAAAGGAGCTTACTATCTTTTTGAACTTGGACTTTTTAAAGAAATTTTTGGTGTGCAAATTTATAAAGATGATGAGTTTTTGGCTGAGCTAAAAAGTGCTAGAAATTTTGTGGATGATGAGAGATTATTTTTGTATCTTTTGTTTGGTAAATTTGAGCTTGACGCAAAAGAAATTTTAGAGAAAATGCGTCTACCAAAGAGCTACTTTTCTATCTTGAAGCAGCCTTATTTTAAGGATATACCAAGCGATAAAGAGCTAATGCAAATTGCCCTAAATATGCCCATAAAATCATGGCTTGGAGCTTATAATAAAGAGCGGATAGAGCGTGCCAAGAAGCTTGGAATTTATGAGGCAAAATTTGATGCGAAAGTTGATGTGGCAGAAATTTTATCAGCTGGTTTTAAAAACGAAGATATCGCAAAAGAGATAAAACGTAGGCAAGAGCTTGAAATTTCAAAATATCTAAGCGAGCGTAAGCCTAGAAAAGATTAG
- a CDS encoding tRNA (cytidine(34)-2'-O)-methyltransferase — protein sequence MFNIVLVHPQIPQNIGAIGRMCVNANLKLHIVKPTVFDLSEKAVRRAGLDYWKILNPKIWDSLEEFLEANLSHKDRFFFATTKTNRLYYEARFKPGDFIFFGGESTGLPREFMDINFKNAITIPMGKEGRSLNLAMSAGIIAYEAIRQNITEFDFRSEI from the coding sequence ATGTTTAACATAGTCCTGGTTCATCCTCAGATACCGCAAAATATTGGAGCTATCGGTAGAATGTGCGTTAATGCAAATTTAAAGCTACATATCGTTAAACCCACCGTGTTTGATTTGAGTGAAAAGGCTGTTAGACGAGCAGGGCTTGACTACTGGAAAATTTTAAATCCAAAAATTTGGGATAGTTTGGAAGAATTTTTAGAAGCAAACTTAAGCCACAAGGATAGATTTTTCTTCGCTACCACAAAGACAAATAGGCTTTACTACGAGGCTAGGTTTAAGCCAGGAGATTTTATATTTTTTGGTGGTGAGAGTACTGGGCTGCCAAGAGAATTTATGGATATAAATTTTAAAAACGCCATAACCATACCAATGGGAAAAGAGGGCAGGAGCTTAAATTTAGCTATGAGTGCTGGCATTATCGCTTATGAGGCGATCAGGCAAAATATCACTGAATTTGACTTTAGGAGTGAGATTTGA
- a CDS encoding endonuclease/exonuclease/phosphatase family protein has product MRVVFALIFTILVAFASEISIATYNVQNLFDCKDDGSEYLDFKVGVSKWDCEAADSKLQRTRQVINALNTDIIALQEIENEQVLKALVSDSEYKFVSFTKEKNSPVGLGLISKLQPSGSEVFKVPNVKTRNILKVVFEKEGKKFSIFVNHFPTYKNGINMQKKAEKTLRTALGKEKNAIILGDFNSPFGQKSILNDIIATRNFYDLYKELEPKDRYSHAVHGKKRAIDHVLLSPSFMENGDLSYVSGSFEVFKPNFAVDEKGFAKSDLYSDHFALKFKISTDPSPVKKGFVSKIFKKNENKANKKISEQNYKTADVDTLFDHPEAVPAVIEKAVVILKDKHGFIISKNHRGIYVYDPKNSVIVGEELDILVRRMKIYKDALEVSSYEIINEHGTKDISENLLDASQLSEARSGDVFAKISGRLERGYLHTPYGKIRVYSKKKLKDGEYSFENARVKIYKRENQIVVE; this is encoded by the coding sequence TTGAGAGTAGTTTTTGCTTTGATTTTTACCATTTTGGTGGCATTTGCGAGTGAAATTAGCATCGCAACTTATAATGTGCAAAATTTATTTGATTGCAAAGATGATGGTAGCGAGTATCTTGATTTTAAAGTAGGCGTATCAAAATGGGACTGCGAGGCGGCTGATTCAAAACTACAAAGAACAAGACAAGTCATAAATGCACTAAATACTGACATTATCGCACTTCAAGAGATCGAAAATGAACAAGTTTTAAAAGCTCTAGTAAGTGATAGCGAGTATAAATTTGTAAGCTTTACAAAAGAGAAAAACTCGCCTGTTGGGCTTGGACTTATTTCAAAGTTGCAGCCAAGTGGCAGTGAAGTTTTTAAAGTTCCAAACGTAAAGACAAGAAATATTTTAAAGGTTGTTTTTGAGAAGGAAGGCAAGAAATTTAGCATATTTGTAAATCACTTTCCAACTTATAAAAATGGCATAAATATGCAAAAAAAGGCTGAAAAAACGTTAAGAACGGCTCTAGGCAAAGAGAAAAATGCGATTATTTTGGGTGATTTTAACTCGCCCTTTGGACAAAAATCCATCCTAAATGACATCATTGCAACGAGAAATTTTTATGATCTTTATAAAGAGCTTGAGCCAAAAGATAGATATTCTCACGCAGTACATGGCAAAAAAAGAGCGATTGATCATGTTTTACTTTCACCTAGTTTTATGGAAAATGGCGATCTAAGTTATGTTAGTGGCAGTTTTGAAGTCTTTAAACCAAACTTTGCAGTCGATGAAAAAGGCTTTGCAAAGAGCGACCTTTACTCGGATCACTTTGCATTAAAGTTTAAAATTTCAACTGATCCAAGCCCAGTAAAAAAAGGCTTTGTGAGTAAAATTTTTAAAAAAAATGAAAACAAAGCCAATAAAAAAATAAGCGAACAAAACTATAAGACGGCTGATGTGGATACGCTTTTTGATCACCCAGAGGCAGTTCCAGCAGTGATTGAAAAAGCGGTTGTTATCTTAAAAGATAAACATGGCTTTATTATCTCGAAAAATCACCGCGGAATTTATGTTTATGATCCTAAAAATAGCGTTATTGTAGGCGAAGAGCTAGATATTTTAGTAAGGCGAATGAAAATTTATAAAGATGCGCTTGAAGTCAGCTCTTATGAGATCATAAATGAGCACGGCACAAAAGATATTAGCGAAAATTTACTAGATGCATCGCAATTAAGCGAAGCTAGAAGTGGCGATGTCTTTGCTAAAATTTCGGGCAGACTAGAGAGGGGCTATCTGCATACACCATACGGTAAGATCAGGGTTTATAGCAAGAAAAAGCTAAAAGATGGCGAGTATAGTTTTGAAAACGCGAGAGTTAAAATTTACAAGAGAGAAAACCAAATCGTTGTGGAGTAG